Genomic window (Peromyscus leucopus breed LL Stock chromosome 15, UCI_PerLeu_2.1, whole genome shotgun sequence):
agtgtcagatccctaagagctggagatacaggcagttgtgagcctcctgacaggGATGGTGAATTAGGGTCCTCAAAAGAGGATTATGCCCTCTTAACTACTAAGATGTCTCCCCAGCCCCGGCATACACTATATATAACatgtatagatacatacatatgtgtacatgtgtaaataatatattttattaattctttgagaattccatacaatgtattttgatgatattcactCCCTACTTCTCCCCcgaattcctcccagatccatcccccATCTTTCTCCAACATTgtgccctctttttatttttaattaaaaaattttttttgagacaggatctcattatgtattcctggctggcctggaacttactatgtactcactatgcagctcaagctggcctcaaactcacaagagatctgcctgcctctgactcctaagtgctgagattaaaagcatgtaccaccatactgGGTcttagaatgtttttgttttatttgttttgaaatataacccaccaagtccaatttgtactACCCATATACTCATGGGTATGGGGTCACCCACCAGAGCATGGTTAACCTATGAGAGGCCTTCAAGAAAAGTAATCCTCCACCCCCAGAGCTATCAGCTGTCAACTGTTATCAATTTTATTAGTGCCCCAGTCAAGGATGGGAAGCTCACTagcccttcctctctccacagaTACAATAATTGAACTAGTAATAGCAAATATCATaccttttgtttctgtcttgCATGAGTCTCTGTCCACTGCCTGGCATTCTTGAGAAAAGctatcttattatatttaaattctgAGGACTGAAATGAAATCAGAGTTAAAACAGAGAAACAGTGATATGCTTTGATAAGCTCCAGCTGCTGAAGTATTAGAGGTACAGATAAAGGAGGCTATATGCTACCAACGAAACGGGGATACGTACAATGTCAGCCATTAGTGGGTCATCAGGATTGGGTTCTGCCATGAGCAGCTGAATAGAGGTCAATACAGTAGCGATGTTGAGGGATGGTCTCCATGCaccctatatacaaatgaacaaTTGGTTTTGTATTAGAATGGGGCATtgttgagccaggcatggtgagtcatgctagtagaggcaggaggaccaggttTAAGGCCATCCTTGTCTATAcgacacactgtctcaaaagataaagaatGTGAAACTGtacgtgtgtatacacacacacacacacacacacacacacacacacacacacacacacacacacactttctgtttgtctgtctgagtcagggtttcatgtaatccaggctggtttTGAGCTTGCTATGTCATTAAGCATGACAGggtttagctttggagcctgtcctagaacttgctctgtaaaaccaggctggtttcaaactcagagatccacctgcctctgtctcctgagtgcttggttAAAGGCGTGCTCCATTGCCGACTGGCAAGGATGACCTtttaattcctgatcctcctgcttccctcttTCAAGTGCCAAGAAAACTGTTGGCACTCTCTAAAGAGTCAATTCTTTAACCCCTACTCACTTTTGGTGGCAATTTGAGAACATCTAGACAAATCCTTCCATTAGAATCAATGTTTGGATGATAAATTGGAGTCAGAAATCTGATCTGTGGTGGTTCAAATGGGTACCTGTGAATGTATAGGAACAGGaagtgattacaggcatgcaccaccatactgggccttaatttattttttttaatataactcgCCAAATCCAATTAACTGCCCATATACTCGTGGGTGTGGAGCCATCCACCAGGGGATGGTTAACCTATGAGAGGCcttcaagaaaactgactctccattCCCCGGGAGCTACCAACTGTTATCATTTTATTAGCACCTCAGGGGTGAGGGCTCATTCtacattttaaatagtttcttGGTCACTAGTAGCTATATAAAATAATGACGGAATCAGAAACATGTCAGAAaaacagcatttggaaggcaaatCTTTCCCAAATCACCAACAATTAAAACGTTGAAATAATGGTACAGAAAACATTCGGGAATCCACCACTTTCTAACACTACCAAGTGTCTTCTAAAAGTAAGGACACTGTCCTACTGCATTACCATTATatctgtaaaacatttttaaaagtaattcccTAGTTATcataaaaggatttatttatttttaatctgtgtgattgcctgcacatatgtgtgcctgtacaccatgtacatgcctggtactcAGAGGCCAGTGGAGgatgtaggatcccctggaactggggttataggtggttgtgagctgccatgtgagtgctgagaactgaacctagatcctctgtgAGAGCGGCCACTAAGCTGCCTCTTCAGTCTCCAAATATTTTTACAGCTGTGCTTTACAAACAAGCTCCAACTAGACTTACACATTACATTTAGTTATCATATCTCCTTAGTGACACACAAACCTTCCAAAATTCCCAGTCTATTTTCAGAATTGATGTGTGA
Coding sequences:
- the Ube2t gene encoding ubiquitin-conjugating enzyme E2 T isoform X2, yielding MICELVEILGGANTPYEKGVFTLEVTLPERYPFEPPQIRFLTPIYHPNIDSNGRICLDVLKLPPKGAWRPSLNIATVLTSIQLLMAEPNPDDPLMADISSEFKYNKIAFLKNARQWTETHARQKQKADEEVLEDSSEVGDSEEGNCTQKRKARPLGGIDKKFHPDVQRVCPGPS